A single region of the Aquila chrysaetos chrysaetos chromosome 18, bAquChr1.4, whole genome shotgun sequence genome encodes:
- the HIVEP1 gene encoding LOW QUALITY PROTEIN: zinc finger protein 40 (The sequence of the model RefSeq protein was modified relative to this genomic sequence to represent the inferred CDS: deleted 1 base in 1 codon), whose amino-acid sequence MEGMTEEDSSACFDKIEEAQKQLNGTEDQQREIADAGTRGTQDTIKGVKRKKIVTENHLKKIPKSPLRSPAEAKVKQNVDPSPLKALPDASEHAQDHLPVQNGNQCTKQNGGALSSEISVETTKSETPMQTKLSLTHQSLDLGKQAVEDTDANQLNSPEKKSLSNSSSSKTKTDSNECINFVDCSTSSPCTRTAFDVLLKAMEPELNTLAQECPPYGMQIEKLRPNKTVSTSSSLTSNTMSVQNQSALSQHEFAAGPHYYPCTLNNVHVAATAKTGQAQGQSVSHSQDLITKTSQQNHQVVMCPSFTRSLVQQQSQENPKLQQIYSIAVTSSVVHTSSSTVTQVFPQNQLVASSSSPLSISTSSSTHLSIGPMYNSAQIASVVNHGVEQICNLLKDQKPKKLGKYVCEYCNRACAKPSVLQKHIRSHTGERPYPCVTCGFSFKTKSNLYKHKKSHAHAIKLGLVLQPDSGGLFLSHDSDKALSIHSDVEESGESEDEGTADERQDDQELEPAQIVKVISSAETLRKGSPIPLSNPDCIPGDSSLRDTEPQVRAALPKVVVHPVNVSPLRADSPKVTEPAPELAAAQRKGDFKVTTLQSNLTHTASFKESDIKQHQKAEMGLLEEQLGSAVGAVHAQLQRQQATEGSQDQQGKCLLSPRSLGSTDSGYFSRSESADQTMSPPAPFIRGLLSSEKDPNKNLPCVPRSSGVVASVVQTVCAEKNLVLSGQMRPPMATKTLEERISKLISDNEAVVDDKQLDSVKPRRTSLSRRGSIDSPKSYIFKDSFQFDLKPMGRRTSSSSDIPKSPFTPTEKSKQVFLLSVPSLDCLPITRSNSMPTTSYSAVPPNVIPPSHPLRGSQSFDDKIGSLYDDVFVSGPATPLNQGGHPRTLVRQAAIEDSSTGESQVLGPVRSVEESYLGCNLSNESLLQRSKSLAQGSNLEKTKKSSQVRGTMFECETCRNRYRKLENYENHKKFYCSELHGPKTKAAIREPEHKTVPNSTQPQILHYRVTTSTGVWEQTPQIRKRRKMKSVGDDDDPQQNDTSVPSKNTEGQSKPANSSSLSKHSATAVVGSQQPSNLLLQTSQIQLVARGTDQTTDPKMAPLIEKQASSAAQEKVELKRQGTGISVIQHTNSLSRNSSFEKSESFERVSPVSSQEPNKVAKHRSLNTIVIQEDRHSHLKTPQHHQPLSSEAPRGDVQGSQIVSNERGAPLQPSRLVRQHNIQVPEILVTEEPDRDQENQCSDQEKTERFNWPQRSETLSKLPTEKLPPKKKRIRLAEMEHSSAESSVDSTLSRSLSRESSLSHASSFSASLDKDETLKAENPSKVEPVSKSSEFLMIPTGSHALAVPGPHYREMRRAASEQISCTQPSMEVVDYRSKSFDCGSMSPSKPAPLVEIAAPKVSSANGVTGHVPLLERRRGPFVRQISLNITPENHQPQVKSTSSFQTAHATDVPTVPLHRLQTSGKSSVEFPSSTQYSQTHSRPHSAIQNCNPVSLSSVQQPLDHVLNNQGQPSSTHQPSQTSTKTSAQGEQVSTYALSCHPDEKKDCFAPKYQLQVKTLHIGQPYSSKMVKNTLSTQTVPSQVGVDQNASSFELQAKLSDMSNPYSVPPLKQIVPNNCSSQIHQIPPFVVPVRIHSSMPSYGFATVTPLPHILVTQDQVNQSVCKTNVVTVPTLEGKTQLPKSHKDHQRTSPNSFEFENSQPESGTRNSPLSSSLNIIQKVPVSGLFPQPEATASSKRMLSPANSLDIAMEKQQKRVKDESGAACITDARPLHSLNVRSNDPTSKQKKPVLVRQVCTTEPLENHLLDPDGVALLEKSSKASTSDLLLPDHHPSDTGGSETLKESPESEDRKSSASPVFVVRKPSELSPVNNQSSLLKAVSSSQERRSPSNSNESKHVNSQGQAKSVTTLAAMNAGEVQRLSFPSLKTTTSFTWCYLLKRKPLHLLQNDQKISAYSTWTISPNNPNPLGLSTKVALSLLNSKQKVEKPLYTQARTSHPRSDVLVYSSKWKNSLTKRALNRKKMAATEFSNKENSESSTEHDKENSFIKTEPRRVKIFDGGYKSNEDYVYVRGRGRGKYICEECGIRCKKPSMLKKHIRTHTDVRPYHCNYCNFSFKTKGNLTKHMKSKAHSKKCMDLGVSVGLIDDQDGEEEFGEKQRFGYDRSGYDVEESDGADEDENDNEDDDEDSQAESVLSTTPSVTASPQHHPSRHSLQDATSTDEDIRLPDCFAGVHTDSMDGLPKALLTKMTVLSAAQSVSRTSRSPAEFTHQEAHEDKAQERGAGPRSASAALADVPPTSPGRQMSVDYPDAEAALGHPLISTAALTKSTPSVSSPSSLVDSSMPATAPSPYAEIPEEKPAGCPQHAAELRTPQTHLFSHLPLHSQRQAKAPYGTVPVGGIQVVPAGLAAYSAFVPIQAGPVQLTIPAVSVIHRTTSALGEAGGAAAGTAANPVGVAEVNSVVPCIPIGQVSVPGIQGLGTPGLQPLPPLGVETVNILGLANTNVAPQMRPSGITLNAVGLQVLTAGAAPQGNPSPQAHIPGLQILNIALPTLIPSVGPAGAEGRGAPEAPASGGKACESQPEPAPVGFPAAEVGRAGGAASPQAAAGGQRYGGKSHPEPAPLTDYERPDGPGKADPEKTDLTNPAKPKRDVPSLQVKRAAPAEPRSKANPDALTKSPVHRTVSPDRQVHRPAALPRRQNTVQFSDGSSDDEDRLVIAT is encoded by the exons AAATCGCCGATGCTGGTACTAGAGGAACCCAAGATACAATTAAGggtgtgaaaagaaaaaagattgtgACTGAAAACCAcctaaaaaaaataccaaaatcgCCTTTGAGAAGCCCTGCCGAAGCCAAGGTTAAGCAAAATGTAGACCCTTCACCACTAAAAGCTCTTCCAGATGCCTCCGAACATGCACAGGATCACCTACCCGTGCAAAATGGAAATCAATGTACCAAACAAAACGGGGGAGCGCTTAGTAGTGAGATAAGTGTTGAAACAACCAAATCTGAGACACCAATGCAGACAAAGCTTTCATTGACGCATCAGTCCTTAGATTTGGGTAAACAGGCAGTGGAGGATACTGATGCAAACCAACTGAACTCACCAGAGAAGAAGTCTCTCTCAAACTCCTCATCAAGTAAAACAAAGACTGACAGTAATGAATGTATTAATTTTGTTGACTGCAGTACATCATCCCCATGTACACGTACTGCATTCGATGTCTTATTAAAAGCTATGGAGCCTGAACTGAACACCTTAGCACAAGAGTGCCCCCCTTACGGGATGCAGATAGAGAAACTGAGACCAAATAAAACTGTAAGCACCTCTTCTAGTCTCACGTCCAATACAATGAGCGTCCAAAATCAGTCTGCTTTGTCACAGCATGAGTTTGCAGCTGGACCTCACTATTACCCGTGTACGTTAAACAATGTGCATGTAGCAGCAACAGCCAAGACTGGACAAGCACAAGGCCAATCAGTTTCTCATTCACAAGACCTTATTACTAAAACCAGTCAACAAAATCACCAGGTTGTTATGTGTCCAAGTTTCACTAGATCGCTGGTGCAACAGCAGAGTCAAGAAAACCCCAAGCTCCAGCAGATATACAGCATAGCAGTAACTTCGTCTGTCGTTCACACCTCATCTTCCACTGTAACTCAGGTTTTTCCTCAAAACCAGTTAGTAGCCAGTTCGTCTTCACCTTTGTCAATTAGCACATCGAGTTCAACACACTTGTCTATAGGTCCCATGTATAATTCAGCCCAGATAGCATCAGTTGTAAACCATGGTGTAGAACAAATATGTAACCTCTTGAAAGACCAGAAGCCTAAAAAGCTGGGGAAATATGTCTGTGAGTATTGCAATCGGGCCTGTGCCAAGCCCAGTGTTCTCCAGAAGCACATCCGATCCCATACTGGAGAGCGACCGTATCCTTGTGTGACGTGTgggttttcatttaaaaccaaaagcaatcTGTACAAGCACAAAAAATCTCATGCACATGCTATCAAACTTGGACTTGTCCTACAACCAGATTCGGGTGGCCTCTTCTTATCTCATGACTCGGACAAAGCACTTAGCATTCATTCAGATGTGGAAGAAAGCGGTGAAAGTGAAGATGAAGGCACTGCTGATGAAAGACAAGATGATCAAGAACTGGAGCCTGCACAAATAGTGAAAGTCATTTCGAGTGCAGAAACATTGCGGAAAGGAAGCCCTATTCCATTGAGCAACCCAGACTGTATACCAGGTGACTCTTCATTACGTGATACCGAACCTCAAGTAAGGGCAGCTTTACCAAAAGTAGTAGTTCATCCTGTAAATGTTTCTCCATTAAGGGCCGATAGCCCAAAAGTTACAGAACCAGCACCGGAGCTTGCTGCggcacagagaaaaggagattttaaagtGACAACTCTTCAGTCAAATTTAACACATACAGCCTCATTCAAGGAGAGTGACATAAAGCAAcaccagaaagcagaaatgggcCTATTAGAGGAACAGCTGGGATCTGCAGTAGGAGCGGTGCACGCTCAGCTCCAGAGACAACAGGCAACTGAGGGTTCCCAAGATCAGcaaggaaaatgtcttttgagCCCTAGAAGTTTAGGTAGTACTGATTCTGGTTATTTCTCTCGTTCTGAAAGTGCCGATCAAACAATGAGCCCACCAGCTCCTTTCATAAGAGGATTGTTGAGCTCTGAGAAAGATCCAAACAAAAACCTGCCCTGTGTGCCACGATCAAGTGGTGTGGTAGCATCAGTGGTACAAACTGTTTGTGCCGAAAAAAATCTGGTTCTCTCTGGCCAAATGCGACCTCCCATGGCAACAAAAACTCTTGAGGAGCGTATCTCAAAGTTAATTTCTGATAATGAAGCTGTTGTGGATGACAAACAGTTAGATAGCGTGAAACCAAGAAGAACATCTCTTTCGAGAAGAGGAAGCATAGATTCACCAAAATCCTACATATTTAAGGATTCTTTCCAGTTTGATTTAAAGCCCATGGGAAGAAGAACTAGCTCAAGCTCTGATATACCAAAGTCTCCTTTCACACCCACTGAGAAATCAAagcaagtttttcttctttctgtaccATCCCTTGACTGTTTACCTATAACACGAAGTAATTCCATGCCTACTACCAGTTACTCAGCAGTACCTCCAAATGTAATACCTCCCTCTCATCCCCTTCGAGGAAGTCAGTCATTTGATGATAAAATCGGCTCTTTATACGATGATGTTTTTGTATCGGGACCTGCTACTCCACTGAACCAAGGCGGACATCCTCGGACCCTTGTTAGACAGGCAGCAATAGAAGATTCTTCTACTGGTGAAAGCCAAGTTCTTGGACCAGTGCGATCTGTAGAAGAAAGTTATCTGGGGTGTAATTTATCAAACGAATCTTTATTGCAAAGGAGCAAGTCCCTGGCACAGGGAtcaaatttggaaaaaacaaagaagtcCTCTCAGGTGCGAGGAACAATGTTTGAGTGTGAAACCTGCAGAAACAGATatagaaaactggaaaattatgAAAACCACAAGAAGTTCTATTGTTCAGAGTTGCATGGACCTAAAACTAAAGCAGCAATCCGAGAGCCTGAGCATAAGACTGTTCCCAACAGTACACAGCCTCAAATTCTACACTACAGAGTCACTACTTCAACTGGTGTCTGGGAGCAGACACCCCAGataaggaagagaaggaaaatgaaaagtgttGGTGATGATGATGACCCACAGCAAAATGATACGAGCGTACCATCAAAGAACACAGAAGGCCAAAGCAAGCCAGCAAATTCTTCCAGTCTCTCAAAACACAGCGCGACAGCAGTGGTAGGATCACAACAGCCGAGCAACCTTCTACTTCAAACCTCCCAAATTCAGCTTGTGGCTCGAGGCACAGATCAGACTACCGACCCAAAGATGGCTCCGCTCATTGAAAAGCAGGCAAGTTCAGCTGCACAAGAAAAGGTGGAGTTGAAAAGACAAGGGACTGGCATTTCAGTAATACAGCACACCAATTCACTGAGCAGAAATAGCTCATTTGAGAAATCAGAGTCATTTGAAAGAGTATCACCAGTTTCTTCTCAAGAGCCCAACAAGGTTGCAAAGCATCGCTCTTTGAATACAATTGTAATCCAAGAGGATAGACACTCTCATCTGAAAACTCCCCAGCATCATCAACCCCTGTCATCTGAAGCACCTAGAGGGGACGTTCAGGGAAGCCAAATAGTTTCTAATGAGAGAGGTGCCCCGCTTCAGCCGTCAAGACTTGTTCGCCAGCATAACATCCAGGTTCCTGAAATACTGGTCACAGAAGAACCAGACAGGGACCAAGAAAACCAGTGCAGCGAtcaggaaaagacagaaaggttTAATTGGCCACAGCGCAGTGAAACACTGTCAAAATTGCCAACAGAAAAGCTCCCACcgaagaagaaaagaattcgCTTGGCTGAAATGGAGCATTCATCTGCCGAATCAAGTGTTGACTCCACGCTTTCCAGAAGCCTAAGTCGGGAGAGTAGCTTGTCTCATGCCTCTAGTTTCTCAGCTTCACTCGATAAAGATGAAACTTTGAAGGCTGAGAACCCTTCCAAAGTGGAGCCTGTTAGTAAGTCGTCCGAATTCCTCATGATTCCCACTGGCTCGCACGCACTGGCTGTGCCTGGGCCTCATTACCGGGAAATGAGACGTGCTGCCTCGGAGCAAATCAGCTGCACCCAGCCGTCAATGGAGGTTGTGGACTACAGGAGTAAGTCGTTCGACTGTGGAAGCATGTCTCCATCAAAACCTGCCCCACTCGTAGAGATAGCTGCTCCGAAAGTGTCATCTGCAAACGGAGTTACTGGACATGTGCCTCTGctagaaaggaggagggggccATTTGTAAGacaaatatctttaaatattaCTCCAGAAAATCATCAGCCTCAAGTTAAATCGACTTCTTCGTTTCAGACAGCTCATGCTACAGATGTGCCCACAGTGCCATTGCACAGGCTGCAGACCTCTGGCAAATCTTCAGTGGAGTTTCCTTCAAGTACCCAGTATTCACAGACTCACTCCAGGCCTCACTCAGCAATTCAAAATTGTAATCCTGTTAGCCTGTCTTCGGTTCAGCAGCCTCTAGATCACGTGTTGAATAATCAAGGACAGCCATCCTCAACTCATCAGCCTTCCCAGACATCTACTAAAACATCAGCCCAAGGGGAACAAGTGAGCACATACGCGCTTTCTTGTCATCCCGATGAAAAAAAGGATTGTTTTGCTCCCAAGTATCAGCTTCAAGTTAAAACGTTACATATAGGTCAGCCATACTCTTCTAAAATggtaaaaaatactttatcaaCTCAGACTGTTCCAAGTCAAGTTGGGGTAGACCAGAATGCATCCTCCTTTGAATTGCAGGCTAAACTGTCTGACATGTCTAATCCATACTCTGTGCCTCCTCTAAAGCAAATTGTCCCTAATAACTGCAGCAGTCAAATACATCAGATTCCTCCTTTTGTGGTTCCTGTCCGTATTCACAGCAGTATGCCATCCTATGGCTTTGCAACTGTT ACACCCCTTCCTCACATTTTAGTGACTCAGGATCAGGTAAATCAAtctgtttgcaaaacaaatgttgTGACAGTGCCAACCCTTGAAGGCAAAACTCAGCTGCCAAAATCTCACAAAGATCATCAGAGGACTTCGCCAAATTcctttgaatttgaaaattcaCAACCAGAAAGTGGAACCAGAAATTCACCTTTGTCAAGCTCTTTGAATATTATTCAGAAAGTGCCAGTTAGCGGACTCTTCCCTCAACCAGAAGCTACAGCTTCAAGTAAACGAATGCTTTCCCCAGCCAACAGTTTAGATATTGCCatggaaaaacagcaaaaacgTGTTAAAGATGAGAGTGGAGCTGCCTGCATAACAGATGCTAGACCATTGCATTCACTGAATGTTAGATCTAATGACCCTACTAGTAAGCAAAAGAAACCAGTTTTGGTAAGACAGGTTTGCACCACCGAGCCTCTTGAAAATCACCTCTTAGATCCTGATGGTGTTGCACTGcttgaaaaaagcagcaaagccagtACTTCAGACCTGCTGTTGCCTGACCATCATCCATCTGACACTGGGGGTTCAGAAACCCTGAAGGAGTCACCAGAATCTGAAGACCGTAAGTCTTCAGCATCGCCGGTGTTTGTAGTTAGAAAACCATCTGAATTGTCTCCAGTGAATAATCAGAGTTCTCTTCTTAAGGCTGTAAGTAGCAGTCAAGAAAGAAGGTCCCCAAGTAACAGTAATGAGAGCAAGCACGTCAATAGCCAGGGCCAAGCAAAGTCTGTAACTACATTGGCTGCGATGAATGCCGGAGAAGTGCAGCGGTTGTCATTTCCAAGCCTCAAGACCACAACGAGTTTTACCTGGTGTTATCTCCTGAAGAGAAAACCATTGCATCTGCTGCAAAACGATCAGAAAATCTCGGCCTATTCTACCTGGACCATTAGTCCCAACAATCCCAATCCACTTGGTTTGTCGACAAAGGTAGCTCTCTCCCTCCtcaattcaaaacaaaaagttgaAAAACCGCTGTACACTCAAGCAAGAACTAGCCATCCCAGATCTGATGTATTGGTCTATTCAAGCAAGTGGAAGAACAGCTTAACCAAG cgagcattaaatagaaaaaaaatggctgcAACTGAATTCAGCAATAAGGAAAACTCTGAATCAAGCACTGAGCACGATAAAGAAAATTCCTTTATCAAAACTGAACCAAGAagagttaaaatatttgatGGAGG GTACAAGTCAAATGAAGACTATGTGTATGTtcgggggagagggagagggaagtaTATCTGTGAAGAATGTGGAATACGTTGCAAGAAACCCAGCATGCTGAAGAAGCATATTCGCACACATACAGATGTCCGTCCTTACCACTGCAATTACTGCaacttttccttcaaaactaAAG gaaatttaaCAAAACATATGAAGTCAAAGGCACATAGCAAGAAATGCATGGATTTGGGAGTCTCAGTAGGCTTAATAGATGACCAGGATGGAGAAGAAGAATTtg GTGAGAAGCAAAGATTTGGCTATGACCGGTCAGGATATGACGTGGAGGAGTCTGATGGTGCAGATGAAGATGAAAACGACAATGAAGACGATGATGAAGACAGCCAGGCTGAGTCAGTCCTATCCACAACCCCCTCGGTGACGGCCAGCCCCCAGCATCACCCCTCTCGACACAGCCTGCAGGATGCCACCAGCACTGATGAAGACATCAGACTTCCAGACTGTTTTGCTGGGGTTCACACGGACTCTATGGACGGTCTGCCAAAAGCACTGCTGACGAAGATGACTGTCCTTAGCGCGGCGCAGTCAGTTAGCAGGACCTCCAGGTCACCAGCAGAATTCACCCATCAGGAAGCACATGAGGATAAAGCCCAGGAGAGAGGAGCGGGTCCTCGCAGCGCTAGTGCGGCACTGGCGGACGTCCCTCCTACATCTCCAGGTCGCCAGATGTCTGTGGATTACCCCGATGCAGAAGCAGCCTTGGGCCACCCCTTAATATCAACTGCAGCTCTTACAAAG AGCACGCCCTCCGTCAGCTCTCCCTCCTCGCTGGTGGACAGCAGCATGCCGGCCACGGCACCGTCACCCTATGCCGAAATCCCAGAGGAGAAGCCGGCCGGGTGCCCGCAGCACGCCGCCGAGCTGAGGACTCCCCAGACTCACCTCTTCAGCCACCTCCCCCTGCACTCGCAGCGGCAAGCCAAGGCGCCCTACGGCACGGTGCCGGTCGGGGGGATTCAGGTGGTCCCCGCCGGCCTGGCCGCCTACTCCGCCTTCGTCCCCATCCAGGCGGGGCCGGTGCAGCTCACCATCCCTGCCGTCAGCGTGATTCACAGAACTACCAGCGCCCTCGGCgaggcgggcggcgcggccgccggCACCGCCGCGAATCCCGTGGGAGTCGCCGAGGTGAACAGCGTCGTGCCGTGCATCCCCATCGGCCAGGTGAGCGTGCCGGGCATCCAGGGTCTCGGCACGCCCGGCCTGCAGCCCCTGCCGCCGCTGGGCGTGGAGACGGTGAACATCTTGGGCCTGGCAAACACGAACGTCGCCCCGCAGATGCGCCCTTCGGGAATTACCCTGAACGCCGTGGGCCTCCAGGTTTTGACCGCCGGCGCGGCCCCGCAGGGCAACCCCAGCCCGCAGGCCCACATTCCCGGCTTGCAGATACTGAACATCGCCCTGCCGACCCTCATCCCCTCCGTCGGCCCCGCCGGCGCCGAGGGGCGAGGAGCCCCCGAGGCACCCGCCTCGGGCGGCAAGGCCTGCGAGTCCCAGCCGGAGCCGGCTCCTGTCGGCTTCCCCGCGGCCGAGGtcggccgggccggcggggccgctTCTCCTcaggcggcggccggcggccaGCGGTACGGCGGGAAGAGCCATCCCGAGCCCGCCCCGCTGACCGACTACGAGCGACCCGACGGTCCGGGGAAAGCGGATCCCGAAAAGACTGACCTCACGAACCCCGCCAAGCCAAAGCGCGACGTCCCTTCCCTCCAGGTGAAGAGGGCCGCCCCGGCAGAGCCCCGCTCCAAGGCGAATCCCGACGCGTTAACCAAGTCCCCGGTCCACCGAACTGTCTCCCCGGACAGACAGGTACACAGGCCAGCCGCCTTGCCCCGGCGGCAAAACACGGTGCAGTTTAGCGATGGCAGCAGTGACGATGAGGATAGACTTGTAATAGCAACctag